The following coding sequences are from one Triticum aestivum cultivar Chinese Spring chromosome 5A, IWGSC CS RefSeq v2.1, whole genome shotgun sequence window:
- the LOC123102723 gene encoding uncharacterized protein isoform X2, with product MWRGRSQEEELCRDAGETNWDYISTMMHPDVMGCRIDWVKKFMFLVNFMDCWSLYILDTEKKIMIVHEMTETDPACEMKIKHEALAKKFQHRFCTLFNDMFGAGLVETRGLSFVYPLVAQHGQCSSGVYILHYFVEFIRLPTINTNPGSDRALAQEVCLRNSDHEGKQWGYSGALIRHNH from the exons ATGTGGAGAGGACGTTCTCAAGAA GAAGAGCTTTGCAGGGATGCTGGTGAAACTAACTGGGATTACATTAGCACTATGATGCACCCTGATGTGATGGGATGTAGAATTGATTGGGTGAAGAAG TTCATGTTCCTGGTGAATTTCATGGATTGTTGGTCATTGTACATTCTGGATACGGAGAAGAAAATTATGATAGTCCATGAAATGACTGAGACCGATCCGGCGTGTGAGATGAAAATCAAACATGAGGCTTTAGCCAAGAAGTTCCAACATAGGTTCTGCACCTTATTCAACGACATGTTCGGTGCTGGCTTGGTTGAGACCCGTGGATTGTCGTTTGTGTATCCGTTGGTGGCTCAACATGGGCAATGCAGCAG TGGAGTGTATATCTTGCACTACTTCGTCGAGTTCATCAGACTACCTACAATCAACACTAACCCAG GCTCAGATCGAGCACTTGCGCAAGAAGTTTGCCTACGAAATAGTGACCATGAAGGGAAACAATGGGGATATTCCGGAGCTCTTATACGACATAATCATTGA
- the LOC123102723 gene encoding uncharacterized protein isoform X1, with protein sequence MWRGRSQEHFHPILAVASGQDLKDELTLGGELTLNLWRCIHHMLSQKEKIIYCGWLDRFRGIFDPCFVASAQLNYNCVSVHPVDHMKLIFLAFPLQEELCRDAGETNWDYISTMMHPDVMGCRIDWVKKFMFLVNFMDCWSLYILDTEKKIMIVHEMTETDPACEMKIKHEALAKKFQHRFCTLFNDMFGAGLVETRGLSFVYPLVAQHGQCSSGVYILHYFVEFIRLPTINTNPGSDRALAQEVCLRNSDHEGKQWGYSGALIRHNH encoded by the exons ATGTGGAGAGGACGTTCTCAAGAA CACTTCCATCCCATATTGGCGGTGGCATCTGGTCAGGACCTGAAGGATGagctcactctcggtggggagttGACATTGAATTTGTGGAGGTGCATCCATCACATGCTTAGtcagaaggagaagataatctACTGCGGGTGGCTTGATAGGTTTAGGGGGATTTTTGATCCATGTTTTGTTGCAAGTGCACAGCTTAATTATAATTGTGTTTCTGTGCACCCGGTGGATCATATGAAGCTAATTTTTCTTGCATTTCCATTGCAGGAAGAGCTTTGCAGGGATGCTGGTGAAACTAACTGGGATTACATTAGCACTATGATGCACCCTGATGTGATGGGATGTAGAATTGATTGGGTGAAGAAG TTCATGTTCCTGGTGAATTTCATGGATTGTTGGTCATTGTACATTCTGGATACGGAGAAGAAAATTATGATAGTCCATGAAATGACTGAGACCGATCCGGCGTGTGAGATGAAAATCAAACATGAGGCTTTAGCCAAGAAGTTCCAACATAGGTTCTGCACCTTATTCAACGACATGTTCGGTGCTGGCTTGGTTGAGACCCGTGGATTGTCGTTTGTGTATCCGTTGGTGGCTCAACATGGGCAATGCAGCAG TGGAGTGTATATCTTGCACTACTTCGTCGAGTTCATCAGACTACCTACAATCAACACTAACCCAG GCTCAGATCGAGCACTTGCGCAAGAAGTTTGCCTACGAAATAGTGACCATGAAGGGAAACAATGGGGATATTCCGGAGCTCTTATACGACATAATCATTGA